The window GTCATTGAAAAGGTTATAGAATACCGGCGCTTGGTAAATCAGAAAAGAAGCAGGAAAAAGAATAAAGGATAAGGGGAGAAAGACAAACCACAATAGGAGGAGAGATGGATATTACCACTATTTTAGGAGTGATAAGTGGAATTAGCTTAATTGTTGTTGCCATCATTATGAGAATGGGAGGGGTGGGATTAAAAGGCTTCTTTGATGTATCTTCGATGTTTATTACTTTTGGGGGTGCATTTGCTGCCACATTAGTCAATTATCCAATGAAGCAGGTCCTGGGAGTTTTTAAAATTGCCAAGAAAGTTTTAACTGAGAGAGAAGAATACCCTGCTAAATTAATCAATCAGTTTATATATTTTACCAAGATAGCTCATAAGCAAGGGATATTGGAACTTGAGAAAGAATTAAATAAGGTCAATAATGAGTTTCTAAAAAGAGGTGTGCAATTAGTTGTTGACGGCGCCGATCAGGAGAGAATCCGCGCTGAGTTAGAAACAGAGATAACATTCATTCGTGAGAGGCACCGTATAGGACAGGAAATTTTCTTAACTCTGGGCACTTACTGTCCTGCCTTTGGGATGGTCGGAACAATTATGGGGCTGATTATGATGCTTGCACGCATTGAAGACCAGAGCCAGATTGCCGGTGGTATGGCGGTAGCCCTGTTAACCACTTTTTATGGTGCGGTGGCTGGCTATCTTTTCTTCTTGCCCGTTGCCGGGAAATTGAAGCGTCGCAGTGAAGATGAGATATTTATCAAGGAAGTTATTATTAGGGGAGTTCTCTCCTTGCAGGCAGGGGAGATTCCCAGCGTTATGGAAGCCAAATTGAAAGCCTACCTGGCTCCGCAATTGAGGAAAAAGACAGTGGAGAAAAAGAGCACATCCATAGAATAAACCGCCTAACTTATTTTTCAGGAGAGAGATAATGGCTATTCTGCCAGGTGTTCCCAGGCGAGTAGATAGCGAAATAAAAATAGGAAAGTCCTCACCCGCATGGATGCTGACTTATTCAGATTTAATGACCCAGCTTTTGATATTTTTCGTTATGATGTTTGCTTTAGCCAGTGCTATGAACGAAATGCAATTGATAAAGTTAAAGAAGAAGCTGGAAACATACGTTACGGAAAACCGGTTAGAAGGCTATATTGGTCTAAAAATAGATGAGAAAGGATTGGTAATTTCTCTCCGCGAAAAATTAATGTTCGATAGTGGAAGAGCTGAAATTCACCAAGAAGCGAAATACATCTTAAAAGACATTACTAAAGAGATTGGCGATGTGCCAAATAATGTGCGGGTTGAAGGGCACACTGATAACGTCCCCATTGGTCCGGAATTGAGGAGCAAATTTCCCACTAACTGGGAACTATCTACAGCCAGGGCTACGAATGTGACCCGCTATCTGCTGGAGACACTAAATTTTCCTCCAAAACGGATATCCTCTGCAGGATACGGAGAGTATCAGCCTGTTGTGGATAACGATACTGAAGAACACAAAGCAATGAATCGAAGAGTAGATATTGTGGTGCAGAGGATTGGCACCAGGCTTAAACGTCCAGAAGGCGTTAAGAAAATTTTTTAGCAAGCAAACCTCGCCATAGTTTCACTATCTTCCCTTTTTGCCGTCCTACCGTTCCTTTCTCTCATTTATATTAACATTCGTTTTGCCACTTTTTCCTTGTTCCCCGTTGAAAATCGGGACGTGGCAATCTCACCAAAGTGTCATTGCGAAGGACGAAGTCCTGAAGCAATCTCGTAATTGGGCAGGAGATTACCACGCCCTTCGGGCCCGCAATGACAGACCAAAGACAAGACTTTTTCAGAGATCTCTTAAAAAAGAGTTGACAAAAAAGCTCTTTTTTGCTAATTTCTTATAAAGTTTCGCAGACATGGGGAAGTGGAAAAGGCAAAGTCTGCGTTAAAGGGGGGTAAGAGATGAAAACACGGATTACTCTCTCGATCGTGGTGAGCTTGGCCAGCCTGGTATTGGGAATTATTACCCGACTCATTCCAGGGACATTAGTGGTAGCACCCCGCACCTTCCTATTCTTTGCGGGCTATTGTTTGGTTTTGGCGATAGCGCTTGAGCTTTATCCTTCAAAAAAAGAATAGAAAGCAATTTAACATCTTTTGATAGTTTGTCAATTTTTGGTCTGAACAGACCCCCCATCCAGAAAGTTTTTAAATAGAGGGGTTAGTTTCTTTCTGGATGGGGGCGGTTTTTTCGGAATGGTGGTTAAAGTGAAGACTTTTGTGCCCAAAAAGGAAAATATTGAAAAGAAATGGTGTTTAATTGATGCCTCTGATCTGGTCTTGGGGAGATTGGCAACAAAAGTAGCAGAGTTATTAAGGGGCAAGGGTAAACCGATTTTCTCTCCCCATGTGGATATAGGTGATTATGTGATTATTATTAATGCCGGGAAGGTTTTACTGACTGGAAAAAAATTGGAACAGAAATTCCATTTTACCCATTCTGGTTATTCAGGCGGGACCAGATTTACCCGATACGATAAATTGATGGCAGAAAATCCAGAAAAGGCAATTAGATTAGCTGTCAAAGGAATGTTGCCGTCGAATAAACTCAGTGATAGGTTGATTACTAAATTAAAAATATATAGAGGCAGCGAACATCCACACGGAGCACAGAAACCTCAGATAATAAAAATCGAAAAGAAAACACATTAAATTTTTTACTTTATAAGTTAATGGAGAAACTATATGGCTAAAGTGACAGAGATTTGGGGCTTAGGCAGAAGAAAGACAGCGATTGCCAGGGTTATATTGAGATCTGGTAATGGGAAGGTCATAATCAACAGATTACCTCTGGATAAATACTTTTTTGGTTTACCTCGTCTAAAGGAATTCAGTATAGAACCTCTAAAAGTAACGAATTTACTGAATAAATTCGATATTTCGGCAAATGTTTCTGGTGGAGGCAAGAATGGTCAAGCAGGGGCAATAAGGCATGGAATTTCACGTGCACTGGCTAAGGTTGACGAACAGACAAGGGTCACTTTGAGAAAAGAGGGATTGTTGACGCGCGATCCCCGTATGGTCGAGCGAAAAAAACCTGGACAGCCAAAAGCAAGAAAAAAGTTCCAATTCTCCAAGAGATAAACTCGTTTTGTAAGGATAGAGTTAAATTTGCGGAAGCAATAAGCTTATTGCTTCCGCTTTTTTTTGAGAAAAACCTGCTTGAAAGCAGGAAATTAGGTTAAGATACTCAAAATAGGTACTCTGGGTCGTCTCTGACCCAGAGTTTCTGTCGGGCTCGGGGACGAGCCCGACTACCAGTCAGGGGTTTTTCAACAGTATCTAAATCGAACCCCTACAGGAAATATAATTTGACAAATTTGGATAATTAGAATATAATTTAAAAAAATTAAAGTCAATATGGGAGAAAAATGTGAAAAAGGAAAATTTAATCATCGTAGTTATTCTTTTCTTATCTATTGTTTCTATTGTAATGGGCATATATCTTATTGGAGAAAAGACTGTTGAAGGAAAAACTCGAATTCTGACCAGAAAAAAGGAAGTAGCAGTGGTCTATCTTTACGGACCAATATCTATTTCTCGACGTACATCAGGATGGGCTCGCTTCTTGCCCGGAGCCGATAGTATTGCCAGTGAGTTGAGAAAGATAGGTAAAATTACCACTATAAAAGCAGTGGTCTTAAGAATTAATAGTCCTGGCGGAAGCATCGGTGCGGTTCAGGAAATTTATGAGGAAGTAATTAGGCTAAAAGAAAAAGGAAAGAAAGTTATTGTCTCCATGGGCGATGTAGGCGCCTCCGGGGCATACTATATTGCTTGTGCTGCAGATAAAATTGTAGCCAATCCGGGAACCATTACCGGAAGTATAGGGGTACTCATGAGTCTTGGTAATATGGAGGAGTTGTTTCGTAAGATAGGAATTAAAGTTGAGGTTATAAAAAGAGGAAAACATAAGGACATCGGTTCTCTATCCCGGGAAATGACAGCGGAAGAGAAAAGACTGCTTCAGGGAGTGATAGATGATGCCTACGACCAATTTCTCCAGGTAGTAATTGAAGGCAGGAACCTTAGGAAAAGTAAAGCAGAGAAGCTTGCTCAAGGTCAGGTGTTTACCGGACGGCAAGCAAAAAATTTGGGGCTAATTGATGAAATTGGTAATTTTCAAGATGCTGTAAGACTTGCAGGTAAACTTGCTGGCATTCCTGGCGAACCAAAGGTCATTGAGTTGCCCAAGCCATTTCCCGGAATTCTTGGTATTTTTTCCAGTCACTTTATGACAAATCCTCTGCAAGATTTAATGAACGAAAATTCCATAAGATTAGAATATATCCTCCAATAGATCCCCATTCCGAGAGAAATATGGAAAACAACTATTTAGCGCTCCTCTACGATTTAATTGCCCATCCAGGAAGAGGGCTTAATCGAGCCAGAGAAGATAAACCATGGATTTTTCTGGTAGCGGTTGTTATTTTGTCAGGAATTAGCATTGCTACCGGAGCCGCTTTGTTTGTTTCCAGCTTCACTAGAGTGGGGAGGGTCGCCTTATTTTCCAATCTCTTTCTGGTTATGATTCTCCTCACCCTCTTCTGGGTAGTTAATGTGGGAATTCTCCATTTCTTTGCTGAAGTATGGGGAAAAAGGGGCAGCGTAATCGACCTTTTCATTACTCTGGGATTGGCAATATTTCCCTTTGTTTTTGTTAGTCCACTATCTTTGATAGTAGAAGGATTGGGTGGAGGGAGAATTTTCTTTCAGTCCTTTTTTACCATTGCTCTCTTCCTGTGGTGTTTTTTCCTTGCGCTGGCTGCTATTAGGGAAGTCTATTCTTCTGCCACTTTTGAAGCCCTGCTGATACTTTTGACACCAATTATCCTGTTTACGGTACTTTGTATATTTCTCCCTCTGGGTTGTATTCTTTTAACAATACTTTCTCTTCCTTTATGAAGAGAAAGACTTCCAATGTTGCATTTGGGGTGTGAGAGAGAAATAGGCACTCCTTAAGAATTGGAGGAAGTTCAATGATAACAGTGAGTATTGTGGGAGCCAGTGGTTATACAGGAAGGGAATTAATAAAGATTCTCTTTAAACATCCCCAGGTGAAAATTGCTCACCTGACTTCCGAGACCTACAAGGGAAAGAGAGTTTCAGAGCTGCACAAAGGGCGGGCCGGTTTTATAGATAAGAGGTTTGAGAAATTGAATATTGATAAGGTCGCCGAGGATTCAGACCTTATCTTTCTTGCCCTTCCCCACGGTAAATCTCAGAAACCGGTAGCAGAATTTTTGAAAAAAGGGAAAAAAGTTATAGACCTCTCAGCCGACTATAGATTAAAGGACAAATCCCTGTATAAGAGATGGTATGGGCTGGAACATTCTTATCCCCGGCTTCTCCAAAGAGCAGTTTATGGATTACCAGAAATTTATAAAGAAGAGATAAAGAAATCCTCTCTCGTAGCAAATCCCGGTTGCTATCCCACGGGGGTAATTTTAGGGGTTGCTCCTCTTCTGGCTCATGGATTAGGCGATGGAAATTCTATAATTGCCGATGCTAAATCAGGAATATCCGGCGCAGGGAGGAGATTGGATAGCGCTTACCATTTCAGTGAGTGCCACGAAAATCTCACCGCCTATAATGTGGGGAAACACCGACACATTCCCGAAATAGAACAGGAGTTATCAAAGATTTCTAAAGAAAAGATAACTATTTCCTTTACTCCCCATTTAGTTCCTATGGACCGTGGGATTCTATCCACAATCTATCTTAACTTCGAGGGGAAAGTTTCACTCGACAGAATATGGACTGTTTATAAAAAATACTATAGAAAAGCACCGTTTGTGAAGATTTTACCAAAAGCCACTTTTCCCGAGGTAAGGAACATCGTGGAGACTAATTTCTGTGAGATAGGTCTTATGGTTGATAAACGTACTAATCGGATAATTATTATTACGACGATAGATAATTTGGTTAAAGGCGCTTCTGGACAGGCTGTACAAAATATGAACTTAATGTCTGGATTTAAAGAAACAGAAGGATTACTTTAGAAAGGCGGAAAGTGGTAACCTGACCTTGGCTCGTCCAGCGCAGGCGGGTCTTAAGTCGGTCGCCTTTTAGGGTGACTGAGTCGGCACTCTAAAGAGTGCCCGACCAGATTGGTATATGCTTTGGAGTCCTCCCGAAAGGGAGGAATAACCTTGCTTTCGCAAGGACTCCAACATATTGGTCGGTCGCCCTTTAGGGTGACGGAAGCTCGGGACTAACTACATGAAAACGAGCAGATTATTTCTCCCCCAAGGTTTTTTTCTAAATGGAATTAATTCAGGGATAGCAAATAGAAAAAAAAGAGATATAGCTCTCATCCATTCGGAAATTCCCTGTGTGGCAACTGGGCTGTTCACTAAAAATAGAGTGAGGGCAGCTCCGGTCATAATCTCTAAAAGACATCTGAGGAATGGTCGGGCGCAGGCGATTCTGGTCAATTCGGGTGGTGCAAATGCCTGCACTGGAAACAGGGGAATGGAAGATGCGGAAATGATGGCTTATGATTTGGCTTGTCAACTGGGTATAAAAAAGGAAGATGTTCTACTTGCCTCCACAGGAGTAATTGGTCGATTCCTGCCTATGAGTCGAGTTAAACAAGGAATTAGGAAGATAGCCGAAACTGTGGGAAGCCCTTCTAAGCCTGAGTTTTTTGCTGAAGCAATTATGACCACCGATACTACTCCCAAAATAATCAGCAGGCAATTTTTGACTCAGAATCGTAAGAGAGTAGCCATCTGTGGATTAGCCAAAGGCGCAGGAATGATTCATCCTGACCTGGCCACTCTTCTCTGTTTTATAATTACTGACATAAATATCCACAAGAGCTTGTTACAAAGGTCGTTGATGAGGGCGGCTGAAAGATCGTTTAACTCCCTTACTATCGACGGTGATACAAGCACCAACGATTCTGTTTTCATCCTGGCCAATGGTCGAGCAGGGAATAGGCCGATAAATGGTGCAAATCAGGATTTTTTGAGGTTTCAGAATAATCTCAATGGGGTGATGTTAGGGCTGGCGGAGTTGATTGCCCGGGATGGAGAGGGAGCAACAAAATTGGTCAGTATAGTAGTTAAGAATGCAGAGACCGCTGTAAGTGCAAAAAAGATAGCCAGGCATATCGCCAGCTCTTCTTTGGTTAAGACAGCCTTATACGGTTCTGATCCGAATTGGGGAAGGTTGATGGCAGCAATTGGCTCCTCGGGAATAAGAATTAACCCCCAAAGAATAGATATCTATTTTGGTAAATTGCAAGTGGCCAGAAATGGCGAGCCGGCATCTTATTCTGAAAGAAAGGCTAACCGGATATTAGAGAAGAAAGAAATAGAAATAGTGATAGATTTGAAACAGGGAAGAGGTGGGGCTAAAGTCTATACCTGCGATTTGACTCCCGATTACGTAAAAATCAATTCATGTTACACCACATAATAGCTTGAGAGCAAGGTTCTGCTTTAAAATGGAGTAGCAGAGCTTGCTCTGCGTTATTATCGCGAAACAAATTTCGCTACTCCAATGGCAAAGATAATTAAGATTAATTACCAGAAGCCCGAAAGAAAAAGAATTAGAGAGGCTGTTCGTGTATTGAGAAGGGGAGGTTTGGTAATTTTTCCCACAGACACTGTTTACGGGCTGGGGGCAAGCATTTGCTTTCCTAAAACATTGAGGAAAATTTACCGGATAAAGAAGAGGTCTGGAAAGAAACCTTTAGTCTTCCTGATTGGCTTCAAAAAGGACATAAGAAAGTTCACTAATAAGTTATCCAATGAAGCGAAGAAACTGGTAAGGGATTTCTGGCCAGGTCCTCTGACTTTAGTCTTTCCTTCAAAAAAGTATAAGACAATTGCTTTGAGAATGCCAGACCATAGAATAGCTCTGGGGCTGATTAGAGGTGCCGGACCATTAGCGGCAACCAGCGCCAATCTTTCCGGGAAGAAAGAGAATGTGACACTTAAAGCAGTGGAAAGTCAACTCTTAAAAGAGGCCGATTTGTGTATCGATGGTGGCAAGGCTCCCCGGGGAAGGGTCTCTACTGTCCTGAATGTGATTAATCATCCTTTCCAGGTAATCAGGGAAGGATGCATAAAAGAGAAGGAACTGAGAGAGAGGATAAAAGGTAAAAGGTAAAAGGTAAAAGGTAAAAGCTAAGGTGTATAAGAAAATCCTTTTTGTTTGTACTGGTAATACCTGTCGCAGCGTGATGGCACAAGGACTATTCAAGAATATGCTAAGGGAAGAAGGGATAAAGGACGTGAAAGTGAGTTCTGCGGGAATTGCTGCTCTCCCTTCCTTTGCTATTTATGGTGTGCTGGAAAAAGTATTAAAAGAAGAAGATATTGAGATTTCAAACCACAAGCCTACTCGAGTTACTCCACAAATAGTTAAAGATGCCAACCTGATTCTGGTGATGGAGAAAAGACACAAAGAGGCTATTCTGGAGATGGCTCCAGAAGTAAAAAACAGAGTGTTTTTATTAAAAGAGTTTGCTGGTGAAAAAAAGAATTTAGATATTCCCGATCCTATTGGTCAGCCCGAAGAGGCCTATCGAAGCCGACTGCAGGAGATTAAGGGATGTTTGTTGAAAATACTGAAGAAAATCAAAGAAGATTGGAGTAAAAGATTGGAGTAGCAGGTTTTAACCTGCGTGGATTGGAGCAGCAGGTTTTTGACGATACTTAAATAATTTCGAGGAGAAAGAAATGTCAAGCTTGAAACGATTAGATTCCAAAGTTTACAAAGCAATCTATATGGAAACTAAGAGGCAGGCAGAGAATCTGGAATTGATTGCTTCTGAAAACTTTGTCTCTGAAGCAGTTCTGGAAGCTCAAGGGTCAGTGATGACCAATAAGTATGCGGAGGGCTATCCCAGCCATAGATTCTACGGGGGATGTGAATATTACGATGTGGTTGAATCTTTGGCCATTGAGCGTGCCAAAAAGTTGTTTGGTGCTGACCACGTTAACGTTCAGGCTCATTCCGGAACCCAGGCAAATATGGCAGTCTACTTTGCCGTTCTTGGCATAGGGGATACAATTATGGGGATGCACTTGTCGCATGGAGGACACCTCTCCCATGGTCATCCTACGAGTTTCTCTGGCAAATATTTTAAGACTGTGCCCATAAGTGTATCTAAAAAAACAGGACGCATAGATTACCGGGAGATGAAAAGCCTGGCCATCAAACATAAGCCAAAATTGATTGTTGCTGGGGCCTCCGCCTATTCCAGGATTATAGATTTTGAGAAGTTTCGAGAGGTCTGCGACAGGGTGGGTGCTTTTTTGATGGCTGATATTGCCCATATAGCTGGACTGATCGCTGCTGACCTGCACCCTTCTCCCATTCCTTATGCTGACTTTGTAACCACTACAACGCATAAGACGCTTCGCGGACCAAGAGGTGGAATGGTGATGTGTAAGAAGAGATATGCTTCGGTTATAGACAGAAATATCTTTCCTGGAATACAGGGAGGTCCTCTCATGCATGTTATTGCTGCCAAAGCTGTGGCCTTTAAGGAGGCGCTTACGCCCGGATTTAAAAGATATCAGGCTCAAATAGTGAAAAATGCCAGGGCGCTGGCTGAAGGATTGATAAGGAAGGGATTCAAGATTGTTTCTGGAGGTACAGATACACACTTGATGCTGGTAGACCTGAGAAACAAGAGATTGACCGGGGATGTGGCTGAAGAGGTTTTAGATAAGGCGGGTATTACGGTTAATAAGAATAGTATTCCCCACGATCCGGAGAAACCCTTTGTGACCAGTGGAATTCGTTTAGGGACACCGGCCCTGACCACCAGGGGGATGAAGGAAGAAGATATGGAGAAAACTGCCGCGCTGATATCAGATGCCCTTGAGCATCGTTATGATGAGGACTATCTTGCCAGTTTGAAAAAGGAAGTACGTAAACTAACCAGAAAATTTCCCTTATACAAGAAGAGACTGAAAGAGTAATAACTGGACAGTCCATAGCAAGATTAATTTTTTCATTCCTGGTAGAAATTAAATGCTTACCTCTTATATTCTTGTCTTTCTCCTTTCAGGACTAATTTCTTTAGTGGTAACGCCTTTCATCCCTCTCCTGGCGAGAAAGTTCGGGGTAATGGATAGGCCCGACGAGCGCAAAGTCCACCGTAGACTAATTCCCTCCTGGGGTGGGTTGGCAATCTATCTTGCCTTTAGTGGTTCCATAGCATTAATTTTTCTTTTCAATGATGCCTTTCGTCTTCTACTCCGCTCCCACCATTTTCTGGTTCAAAAGTATTTATTGGGAATATTTCTGGGAGCAACAATTATCACTATTTTAGGGTTAATTGACGATAAGAAAGGACTCAAGGCGACCATTAAATTACTCGGCCAGGTTATTGCAGGCGTAGTTCTACTCTGGTATGGAATAAGAATAGTGGGAATAAACAATCCCTTTGGTAAGACATATCTTGAATTCTCGTTATACTTAAGTTTCATAATTACAATTATTTGGACAGTTACTTTCATTAACTCCGTCAATTTGATCGATGGACTCGATGGATTAGCCGCAGGTGTAGTGGTAATTGCTTCAATAACCTTTTTTGTTATCGCTCTTTTTCAAATCGATAAGCAGAGCAATGTAGCAATTACTAACAGGCTGGAACTGGTGGCTATTATGGCTCTAGCTTTGGTGGGAAGCACAAGTGGGTTTCTTCTCTACAATTTTCATCCAGCAAAAATATTTATGGGTGACACTGGCAGTATGTTTCTGGGATTTATCCTGGGGGCGATTACAATAATGGGAACATTGAAAACTGTGGCTGCAATTGCTCTATTAGTTCCCATTATGGTAATAGGTCTTCCTTTATTGGACACTTTCCTCACTATTCTTCGACGGTTGAAGAAGAGAAAGCCTCTTCTCCAGGCCGACAGAGAACACCTCCACCATCGCCTATTGGACTATGGGTGGGGCCAGAGAAGGACGGTTCTTTTAATGTATGGAATCTCTGGGGTATTAGGGTTGGGTGCAATTCTTTTGACTATCCTTTAAAGAAAAGGTAGTGTAGGGCTTTATGCCCGTAATGATTTTGGTCGCGTAGGGGTGACCTTTATGGTCGCCCAAGGGCTTGTCCCTGGATTATTATATGAAAAAGATAATTTGTATCTTTGGCACAAGACCTGAAGCCATTAAGATGGCGCCTGTATTGAAGGAATTACAAAAGAAGAAAGATTTATTCAAAACCGTCGTGGTACTTACCGCTCAACACAGACAGATGCTCGACCAGGTCCTGAGGCTGTTTAATCTCCAATCCGATTACGATTTAAATATAATGCAAGAATCTCAGAGCCTTTATTATATCACTACCAGTGTGCTTTCCAGATTGAGAAAAGTAATTAATAGAGAGAATCCAGATTTTATTCTTGTCCAGGGAGATACCACGACAACTTTTGCAGCTGCGTTGGCTTCTTTTTATCAAAAAGTCCCCGTTGGTCATATTGAGGCAGGACTCCGTTCTTATGATAGATTCAATCCCTATCCTGAAGAGGTAAACAGACTTCTCACAGATGCCTTGTGCGATTTCCACTTCGCTCCCACTCCCACGGCAAAAAGGAACCTTCTTAAAGAGAACATAAAGAAAGAGTCCATTTTCGTAACTGGAAATACTGTGATCGATGCCCTCTATTTAGCCCTGAAGAAGCCGCATCGGTTCAGGAACTCTCTGTTGAAAAAAATCGACTTCAATAAAAAAAGAATAATCTTAGTTACTGCTCACCGCAGAGAAAATTGGGGAATTCCATTAGAGAATATCTGTTTAAGCATTAAAAAGCTCATTAAAAAATACGACGATTTGGAAATTGTCTATCCAGTCCATCTCAACCCTAATGTGAAGAATGTTGTCTATAAAATACTGAAAAACTCTCCTCGCATCCATCTTATTAAACCATTAGATTATCTCGATTTCATAAATCTGATGAATAAATGCTTCTTAGTGTTAACCGATTCTGGCGGGCTGCAAGAGGAGGCACCCTCTTTAGGTAAGCCCGTGTTAGTGTTGAGAGAAGTTACTGAAAGGCCGGAAGGTGTAAAGGCTGGTACGGTAAAAGTCATTGGCTTATCTAAAGAGAGAATATTTACAGAAACCTGTAAGTTACTCGATAATAGAACCATGTATAACAGGATGGCTAAATCGGTTAACCCCTATGGCGATGGAAACGCATCCACAAGAATAGTCAACGCCCTTCTATACTATTTTAAGAAATAGAAAATGATAGAACATTACGATTTTGGCAGGATAGTTGTCGATGGAAAAGAGTACATCTCTGATGTGATAATCTATCCTGACCATGTTGATGGTAATTGGTGGAGAAAAGAAGGCCACCGATTGCAGGTAGTTGATATTGAGAAAGCTATAGAAGAGAAGCCCGAAATTCTAATTGTTGGCACCGGGGCTTCGGGATTAATGGAAGTCCCTAAGGAAGTAAAAAGTTATCTAACTTCCAAAGGGATAAAATTAGTTGTAGATACTACTAAAAAAGCTTGTGATGAATACAATCGGCTTTCCCCCTCGGGTAAAACCATCGCTGCCCTCCACCTAACTTGCTAAAAAGGGGACAGGTACTTTTTTCTGGTAAGACCAGAATTTCAGGAGGTCATTATGAAAATAGAGCTATCATACTGGTATAAGTTATTGGTTCCCAGGGCTGTGGTTCTAATTTCCACAGTAAGTAAACAGGGGGTCTCTAATGCCGCACCTTTTAGTTTCGTAATGCCTGCTTCAGTGGAACCACCAATGATTGCCTTTGCCTCAGACCCTGACCATCACACCATATCCAATATCAAGGAGATGGGAGATTTTGCAGTTAATATTCCCGGTGTGGATATGCTCAACCAACTGTGGACCTGTGGTGAAGATTTTCCTAAAGGAGTCAGCGAGATTAAGAAAGCGCACCTTACTGAAAAGAAATCGAAAAAGATAAAATCACCAAAAGTGGCTGAAGCGCTGGCTCAGTTTGAATGTAAGCTGGAAGCAATGTATGAAGCTGGGGACCATATAATTGTGCTGGGAAGAGTAGTGGATGGGGAAGTGAAAAGAGGACTTTTTGTAAAAGGGAAGTATAACCCTTTAAAGGCTAGGCCACTCTCGCATGTGGGAGGTAATGAATTTACCCTACCCGAGAAAATTATAAAGGCAAGATAGGTAGTAATGGGGCGATAGCTCTTTACCCTCCTAATTTACAAT of the bacterium genome contains:
- a CDS encoding low molecular weight protein arginine phosphatase produces the protein MYKKILFVCTGNTCRSVMAQGLFKNMLREEGIKDVKVSSAGIAALPSFAIYGVLEKVLKEEDIEISNHKPTRVTPQIVKDANLILVMEKRHKEAILEMAPEVKNRVFLLKEFAGEKKNLDIPDPIGQPEEAYRSRLQEIKGCLLKILKKIKEDWSKRLE
- the glyA gene encoding serine hydroxymethyltransferase; this encodes MSSLKRLDSKVYKAIYMETKRQAENLELIASENFVSEAVLEAQGSVMTNKYAEGYPSHRFYGGCEYYDVVESLAIERAKKLFGADHVNVQAHSGTQANMAVYFAVLGIGDTIMGMHLSHGGHLSHGHPTSFSGKYFKTVPISVSKKTGRIDYREMKSLAIKHKPKLIVAGASAYSRIIDFEKFREVCDRVGAFLMADIAHIAGLIAADLHPSPIPYADFVTTTTHKTLRGPRGGMVMCKKRYASVIDRNIFPGIQGGPLMHVIAAKAVAFKEALTPGFKRYQAQIVKNARALAEGLIRKGFKIVSGGTDTHLMLVDLRNKRLTGDVAEEVLDKAGITVNKNSIPHDPEKPFVTSGIRLGTPALTTRGMKEEDMEKTAALISDALEHRYDEDYLASLKKEVRKLTRKFPLYKKRLKE
- a CDS encoding MraY family glycosyltransferase, which gives rise to MLTSYILVFLLSGLISLVVTPFIPLLARKFGVMDRPDERKVHRRLIPSWGGLAIYLAFSGSIALIFLFNDAFRLLLRSHHFLVQKYLLGIFLGATIITILGLIDDKKGLKATIKLLGQVIAGVVLLWYGIRIVGINNPFGKTYLEFSLYLSFIITIIWTVTFINSVNLIDGLDGLAAGVVVIASITFFVIALFQIDKQSNVAITNRLELVAIMALALVGSTSGFLLYNFHPAKIFMGDTGSMFLGFILGAITIMGTLKTVAAIALLVPIMVIGLPLLDTFLTILRRLKKRKPLLQADREHLHHRLLDYGWGQRRTVLLMYGISGVLGLGAILLTIL
- the wecB gene encoding UDP-N-acetylglucosamine 2-epimerase (non-hydrolyzing) — translated: MKKIICIFGTRPEAIKMAPVLKELQKKKDLFKTVVVLTAQHRQMLDQVLRLFNLQSDYDLNIMQESQSLYYITTSVLSRLRKVINRENPDFILVQGDTTTTFAAALASFYQKVPVGHIEAGLRSYDRFNPYPEEVNRLLTDALCDFHFAPTPTAKRNLLKENIKKESIFVTGNTVIDALYLALKKPHRFRNSLLKKIDFNKKRIILVTAHRRENWGIPLENICLSIKKLIKKYDDLEIVYPVHLNPNVKNVVYKILKNSPRIHLIKPLDYLDFINLMNKCFLVLTDSGGLQEEAPSLGKPVLVLREVTERPEGVKAGTVKVIGLSKERIFTETCKLLDNRTMYNRMAKSVNPYGDGNASTRIVNALLYYFKK
- a CDS encoding MTH938/NDUFAF3 family protein; translated protein: MIEHYDFGRIVVDGKEYISDVIIYPDHVDGNWWRKEGHRLQVVDIEKAIEEKPEILIVGTGASGLMEVPKEVKSYLTSKGIKLVVDTTKKACDEYNRLSPSGKTIAALHLTC
- a CDS encoding flavin reductase family protein; its protein translation is MKIELSYWYKLLVPRAVVLISTVSKQGVSNAAPFSFVMPASVEPPMIAFASDPDHHTISNIKEMGDFAVNIPGVDMLNQLWTCGEDFPKGVSEIKKAHLTEKKSKKIKSPKVAEALAQFECKLEAMYEAGDHIIVLGRVVDGEVKRGLFVKGKYNPLKARPLSHVGGNEFTLPEKIIKAR